One window from the genome of Dioscorea cayenensis subsp. rotundata cultivar TDr96_F1 chromosome 3, TDr96_F1_v2_PseudoChromosome.rev07_lg8_w22 25.fasta, whole genome shotgun sequence encodes:
- the LOC120251084 gene encoding proline-rich receptor-like protein kinase PERK2, with translation MITRDLSLLFECVLPIALGLPASSRCSASTASRPSALSHSSAVCLPTPGRAAFLPARSALPHFRPLSRLLCFHSPLPVPRLPAPLYLPPPATSLPLPAFPPPPRLILATALLSTAPCPYPWPLLCSHHSLAALPPTPAAAPVPLSRVSTSSACLPPAPRLASPLTPGLLLPARPAPSPPGRLPSRLLPLLVLCLPAPARLTASQPPSASPLAAISI, from the exons atgaTCACACGtgatctctctctcttgtttgaGTGTGTGCTCCCTATTGCCCTTGGTCTTCCCGCCTCCAGCCGCTGCTCTGCCTCCACTGCCTCCCGGCCGTCTGCTCTCTCCCACTCCTCGGCCGTCTGCCTCCCCACTCCCGGCCGCGCTGCCTTTCTGCCTGCTCGCTCTGCTCTCCCCCATTTTCGGCCCCTGTCCCGTCTCCTCTGCTTTCACTCGCCTCTGCCCGTCCCTCGCCTCCCGGCCCCGTTGTATCTCCCGCCTCCGGCCACATCCTTGCCGCTGCCTGCGTTTCCACCGCCTCCCCGCCTCATCCTTGCCACTGCTCTGCTCTCCACCGCTCCCTGCCCCTATCCTTGGCCACTGCTCTGCTCTCACCACTCCCTGGCTGCCCTGCCTCCCACTCCTGCTGCTGCCCCTGTTCCGCTGTCTCGAGTCTCTACTTCCTCGGCCTGCCTGCCTCCTGCCCCGCGCCTGGCCTCGCCTCTCACTCCTGGGCTGCTGCTCCCGGCTCGCCCTGCTCCCTCGCCTCCCGGCCGTCTGCCCTCCCGCCTCCTGCCGCTGCTCGTCCTCTGCCTCCCTGCCCCTGCTCGCCTCACCGCTTCTCAGCCGCCGTCTGCCTCCCCACTCGCCGCCATCTC gatttga